The following are encoded together in the Xanthobacter autotrophicus Py2 genome:
- a CDS encoding protein of unknown function DUF1330 (PFAM: protein of unknown function DUF1330~KEGG: mes:Meso_0684 protein of unknown function DUF1330): protein MAKGYWFLNLDVVNPVDYITYREANARYAAEHDLRFIVRGGDFEHLEGIKRHRNVLVELPSFDVAVATYEAPDYQPVKALRQATAIADLAAVEGYEGPQPSAAPPPEGTPDKPRGYWMAKVDVTDPERYKDYIAANAEPFAEYGAWFLVRGGRHQLLDGRGRQRYVVIAFRDVETARACYFSPGYQRARAIRQSASVADLVLISGYTGREAPPS from the coding sequence ATGGCGAAGGGCTACTGGTTCCTCAATCTCGATGTGGTCAACCCGGTGGACTACATCACCTACCGGGAAGCCAACGCCCGCTATGCGGCGGAGCACGACCTGCGCTTCATCGTGCGCGGCGGCGATTTCGAGCATCTGGAAGGCATCAAGCGCCACCGCAACGTGCTGGTGGAGCTGCCCTCCTTCGACGTGGCGGTGGCCACCTACGAGGCCCCCGACTACCAGCCGGTGAAGGCCCTGCGGCAGGCCACCGCCATCGCCGACCTTGCGGCGGTCGAGGGCTATGAGGGTCCCCAGCCCTCGGCGGCGCCGCCGCCCGAGGGCACGCCGGACAAGCCCCGCGGCTACTGGATGGCCAAGGTCGATGTCACCGACCCGGAGCGCTACAAAGATTATATCGCCGCCAACGCCGAGCCGTTCGCCGAATACGGCGCCTGGTTCCTGGTGCGGGGCGGCCGGCACCAGCTGCTGGATGGCCGTGGGCGCCAGCGCTATGTGGTGATCGCCTTCCGCGACGTGGAGACGGCGCGGGCTTGCTACTTCTCGCCCGGCTACCAGCGGGCACGCGCCATCCGCCAGTCGGCGTCGGTGGCAGACCTTGTCCTCATCTCCGGCTATACCGGGCGCGAGGCGCCCCCCTCCTGA
- a CDS encoding orotidine 5'-phosphate decarboxylase (TIGRFAM: orotidine 5'-phosphate decarboxylase~PFAM: Orotidine 5'-phosphate decarboxylase~KEGG: bbt:BBta_0195 orotidine 5'-phosphate decarboxylase), which produces MSLVDAKVRDRMIVALDYPNVSAAEALVWQLGDVVTFYKIGLELSIAGGLDLAADLIGAGKKVFLDLKLHDIGNTVERATEAAAARGVHILTVHAYPQTMAAAARGAKGSPLEVLGVTVLTSYDDADLATAGYRMGVTDTVRLRAGQALEAGIAGVICAPTDAAMVRAILGPDRRVVTPGVRPKGADVGDQKRIATPAEAIAAGADRIVVGRPVTAAADPVAAAEAILAELAGA; this is translated from the coding sequence ATGAGCCTTGTCGATGCGAAAGTCCGCGACCGCATGATCGTGGCGCTCGACTATCCCAACGTGAGCGCGGCCGAGGCCCTGGTCTGGCAGCTCGGCGACGTGGTGACCTTCTACAAGATCGGCCTGGAGCTCTCCATCGCGGGGGGGCTCGACCTTGCCGCCGACCTCATCGGCGCCGGCAAGAAGGTGTTCCTCGATCTCAAGCTGCACGACATCGGCAATACGGTGGAGCGGGCGACCGAGGCGGCGGCGGCGCGCGGGGTGCACATCCTCACCGTCCATGCCTATCCGCAGACCATGGCGGCGGCGGCGCGGGGGGCCAAGGGCAGCCCGCTCGAAGTGCTGGGCGTGACCGTGCTCACCTCCTATGACGACGCGGACCTCGCCACCGCCGGCTATCGCATGGGGGTGACCGACACGGTCCGCCTGCGCGCCGGGCAGGCTCTGGAGGCAGGGATCGCGGGGGTCATCTGCGCGCCCACGGATGCGGCCATGGTGCGCGCCATCCTGGGGCCGGATCGCCGGGTGGTGACGCCCGGGGTGCGGCCGAAGGGGGCGGACGTGGGTGACCAGAAGCGCATCGCCACCCCGGCTGAAGCCATCGCCGCGGGCGCCGACCGCATCGTGGTGGGCCGCCCGGTGACGGCGGCCGCGGACCCGGTGGCGGCGGCCGAGGCCATCCTGGCGGAACTGGCGGGGGCCTGA
- a CDS encoding NAD-dependent epimerase/dehydratase (PFAM: NAD-dependent epimerase/dehydratase; NmrA family protein~KEGG: bxe:Bxe_A2497 putative sugar dehydratase/epimerase), giving the protein MPVPFASQASPRIGLVGATGSIGASIAAALGDAGTPFAAIGRSLAGLTRAFAARPETALRTCDPELRTWNPDDPATIRGAFRGLDTLVYMVGVPYDAFHLHPRLMARTVEAAAAEGVSRLLLIGTAYPFGRPQAALVDESHPRTPHTFKGQMRKAQEDVLMEADAAGVIRATILRLPDFYGPGVERSFLADIFAAAAEGRRAKVVGPIDRPHQFVFVPDVGPVVRTLLATDAAFGRTFNLGGAGTISVREVAERAFALANARPNAKPRLMVANKTMLRLAGLFDPVMRELVEMNYLMTTPVIMDDTALEALIGPMAKTSYADGIARTMAAATAAALAAQPRQAA; this is encoded by the coding sequence ATGCCCGTCCCCTTCGCCTCGCAAGCCTCGCCCCGTATCGGTCTCGTCGGCGCGACAGGATCCATCGGCGCCAGCATCGCCGCAGCGCTCGGTGACGCCGGCACGCCCTTTGCCGCCATCGGCCGCTCGCTTGCCGGCCTCACCCGCGCCTTCGCCGCCCGGCCCGAAACCGCGCTGCGCACCTGCGATCCCGAGCTGCGCACCTGGAACCCGGACGATCCCGCCACCATCCGGGGCGCGTTCCGGGGCCTTGATACCCTCGTCTACATGGTGGGCGTGCCCTATGACGCCTTCCACCTCCACCCCCGGCTCATGGCGCGCACGGTCGAGGCCGCGGCGGCGGAGGGGGTGTCGCGCCTGCTGCTCATCGGCACCGCCTACCCCTTCGGACGGCCGCAGGCCGCGCTGGTGGACGAGAGCCACCCGCGCACGCCGCATACGTTCAAGGGCCAGATGCGCAAGGCGCAGGAAGACGTGCTGATGGAAGCGGACGCGGCGGGCGTCATCCGCGCCACCATCCTGCGCCTACCGGATTTCTATGGGCCGGGCGTGGAACGCAGCTTTCTCGCCGACATCTTCGCCGCCGCGGCGGAGGGCCGGCGGGCGAAGGTGGTTGGCCCCATCGACCGGCCGCACCAGTTCGTCTTCGTGCCGGACGTGGGGCCGGTGGTGCGCACCCTGCTTGCGACCGACGCCGCCTTCGGCCGCACCTTCAACCTGGGCGGCGCCGGCACCATCAGCGTACGGGAGGTGGCAGAGCGCGCCTTTGCCCTGGCGAACGCCAGACCCAACGCCAAGCCGCGACTTATGGTGGCGAACAAGACGATGCTGCGTCTCGCCGGCCTGTTCGACCCGGTGATGCGCGAACTGGTGGAGATGAATTATCTGATGACCACGCCGGTCATCATGGACGATACCGCTCTGGAAGCCCTCATCGGCCCCATGGCGAAGACATCCTATGCCGACGGTATCGCCCGAACCATGGCGGCCGCGACTGCGGCAGCGCTAGCGGCGCAGCCCCGGCAGGCCGCGTGA
- a CDS encoding small GTP-binding protein (TIGRFAM: small GTP-binding protein~PFAM: GTP-binding protein HSR1-related~KEGG: rpc:RPC_0816 GTP-binding): protein MTDTASDAPDPFLETGRLLFAGDWQFVTAAPTVEVLPPMVGMEIALAGRSNVGKSSLVNALTGRKALARTSVTPGRTQELIFFRVGPELSLVDMPGYGFAKAPKEKVEAWTHTIKAYLRGRVNLARVFVLIDSRHGIKPVDEEILDLLDKAAVSYAIILTKSDQVKPSALPHVIASVQEKIKRRPAAYPVVFPTSSQTGAGFPELRAAVARLLHEQG, encoded by the coding sequence ATGACCGATACCGCTTCCGACGCGCCCGACCCTTTTCTCGAAACCGGCCGCCTGCTGTTCGCCGGCGACTGGCAGTTCGTGACGGCCGCCCCCACCGTGGAGGTGCTGCCGCCCATGGTCGGCATGGAGATCGCCCTTGCCGGCCGCTCCAACGTGGGCAAGTCCTCCCTCGTCAACGCGCTGACCGGCCGCAAGGCGCTGGCCCGCACCTCGGTGACGCCGGGGCGCACGCAGGAGCTGATCTTCTTCCGGGTGGGGCCTGAGCTGTCGCTGGTGGACATGCCCGGCTACGGCTTCGCCAAGGCGCCGAAGGAGAAGGTGGAGGCCTGGACCCACACCATCAAGGCCTATCTGCGCGGCCGGGTGAACCTTGCGCGCGTGTTCGTGCTCATCGACAGCCGCCACGGCATCAAGCCGGTGGACGAGGAGATCCTCGACCTGCTGGACAAGGCGGCGGTGTCCTACGCCATCATCCTCACCAAGTCCGACCAGGTGAAGCCCAGCGCCCTGCCGCACGTCATCGCGAGCGTGCAGGAGAAGATCAAGCGGCGGCCGGCGGCCTATCCGGTGGTGTTCCCCACCTCCAGCCAGACCGGCGCCGGCTTCCCCGAGCTGCGCGCCGCCGTGGCCCGCCTGCTCCACGAGCAGGGGTAG
- a CDS encoding phospholipid N-methyltransferase (KEGG: bja:blr0681 phospholipid N-methyltransferase) has protein sequence MLHSHDQRRPVHKPLLPKPNLKDEVRFLQSWFQNPLKTGAVAPSSPALAKMMASYLDPKQDGPVIELGPGTGPVTKALIQRGFAPERLFLIEYNPEFCALLRLRYPGATVINGDAYTLAKTLTGRLPGKAVGTISSLPLFTMPESERHRMVNEAFDMSIPGSPFVQFTYAVVTPVPLVPGAIEGERSPRVWRNIPPARVWAYRRP, from the coding sequence ATGCTTCACTCCCACGACCAGCGCCGGCCGGTTCACAAGCCCTTGCTTCCGAAGCCGAATCTCAAGGACGAGGTCCGCTTTCTGCAGTCGTGGTTCCAGAATCCGCTCAAGACCGGCGCCGTGGCGCCGTCCAGCCCGGCTCTGGCCAAGATGATGGCAAGCTACCTCGACCCGAAGCAGGACGGTCCTGTCATCGAGCTGGGACCGGGCACGGGTCCGGTGACCAAGGCCCTGATCCAGCGCGGCTTCGCGCCGGAGCGCCTGTTCCTCATCGAGTACAACCCGGAATTCTGCGCCCTGCTGCGCCTGCGCTATCCCGGCGCCACGGTGATCAACGGCGACGCCTATACCCTCGCCAAGACGCTGACGGGCCGCCTGCCGGGCAAGGCGGTGGGCACCATCTCGTCGCTGCCGCTCTTCACCATGCCGGAGAGCGAGCGGCACCGCATGGTGAACGAGGCGTTCGACATGTCCATCCCCGGCTCGCCGTTCGTGCAGTTCACTTATGCGGTGGTGACGCCGGTGCCGCTGGTGCCGGGTGCCATCGAGGGCGAGCGTTCGCCGCGGGTGTGGAGAAATATTCCCCCCGCCCGTGTCTGGGCCTATCGCCGGCCCTGA
- a CDS encoding phosphoglycerate mutase 1 family (TIGRFAM: phosphoglycerate mutase 1 family~PFAM: Phosphoglycerate mutase~KEGG: bbt:BBta_0198 2,3-bisphosphoglycerate-dependent phosphoglycerate mutase), which produces MSDRILVLVRHGQSEWNLKNLFTGWRDPDLTEQGVSEAKRAGALLKAEGLKFDVAFTSDLTRAQKTLGLILGEMGQEGVPTTRNVALNERDYGDLAGLNKDDARAKWGDDQVHIWRRSYDIAPPGGESLRDTVARTLPYYVQEILPCVLRGQTTLVAAHGNSLRALIMTLEKLSPEGIMKRELNTGAPIVYKLAADSTVAEKRDLVA; this is translated from the coding sequence ATGTCCGACCGCATCCTCGTCCTCGTCCGTCACGGGCAGAGCGAGTGGAACCTGAAGAACCTGTTCACCGGGTGGCGCGACCCCGACCTCACCGAGCAGGGCGTCTCCGAGGCCAAGCGCGCCGGCGCGCTGCTGAAGGCCGAGGGGCTGAAGTTCGACGTGGCCTTCACCTCCGATCTCACCCGCGCCCAGAAGACGCTGGGCCTCATCCTCGGCGAGATGGGCCAGGAGGGCGTGCCCACCACCCGCAACGTGGCCCTGAACGAGCGGGACTACGGCGACCTCGCCGGCCTGAACAAGGACGACGCCCGCGCCAAGTGGGGTGACGACCAGGTGCACATCTGGCGCCGCTCCTACGACATCGCCCCGCCCGGCGGCGAGAGCCTGCGCGACACGGTGGCCCGCACGCTGCCCTATTATGTGCAGGAAATCCTGCCGTGCGTGCTGCGCGGCCAGACGACGCTGGTGGCCGCCCACGGCAACTCGCTGCGCGCCCTCATCATGACGCTGGAGAAGCTCTCCCCCGAGGGCATCATGAAGCGCGAGCTGAACACCGGCGCGCCCATCGTCTACAAGCTGGCGGCGGATTCCACCGTGGCGGAGAAGCGCGACCTGGTGGCGTGA
- a CDS encoding transcriptional regulator, TetR family (PFAM: regulatory protein TetR~KEGG: mxa:MXAN_4471 transcriptional regulator, TetR family), with amino-acid sequence MPSAPRARRKEDARARILDEARRIVLEHGFEALTMRRIAEAAGYSPAALYLHFANRDAIARELGESGMRSLLVALTQAAADPDPVARLGALALAYVAFARSDPETYRLIFMEPGFAASALGGKDEAGAAAFQLLAGSFEDLHRAGRLRPGQDPAALALTFWILVHGTASLKLTCSAFLSPSEEDLLAAALAALLNGVLEPDPTGQNPPGRSIRR; translated from the coding sequence TTGCCGTCCGCGCCCCGTGCCCGCCGCAAGGAAGACGCCCGCGCCCGCATCCTCGACGAGGCACGGCGCATCGTGCTGGAGCACGGCTTCGAGGCCCTCACGATGCGCCGCATCGCCGAAGCGGCAGGCTATTCACCCGCCGCCCTCTATCTCCATTTCGCGAATCGGGATGCCATCGCCCGCGAGCTCGGGGAGAGCGGCATGCGCAGCCTGCTTGTCGCCTTGACCCAGGCTGCCGCGGATCCCGATCCGGTGGCGCGCCTCGGGGCGCTGGCTTTGGCCTATGTCGCTTTTGCTCGGAGTGATCCGGAGACCTACCGCCTGATCTTCATGGAACCCGGCTTCGCCGCCAGCGCCCTTGGCGGCAAGGACGAGGCGGGGGCTGCGGCATTTCAACTTCTCGCCGGCAGCTTCGAGGACCTCCACAGGGCCGGCCGGCTCAGGCCGGGGCAGGATCCGGCCGCGCTCGCGCTCACCTTCTGGATCCTGGTCCACGGGACGGCGAGCCTGAAACTCACCTGCTCTGCCTTTCTTTCGCCATCGGAAGAGGACCTTCTCGCCGCCGCCCTCGCCGCCCTTCTCAACGGGGTGCTGGAGCCGGATCCGACCGGGCAGAACCCGCCTGGGCGGTCAATCCGTCGCTGA
- a CDS encoding chaperone protein DnaJ (TIGRFAM: chaperone protein DnaJ~PFAM: DnaJ central domain protein; heat shock protein DnaJ domain protein; chaperone DnaJ domain protein~KEGG: nha:Nham_0156 chaperone DnaJ), producing MAKRDYYETLGCDRGADDTVLKASYRKLAMKWHPDRSQGNGEAEVMFKEVNEAYEVLKDPQKRAAYDRFGHAAFENGGGGGPGFGNDFASSFADIFDDLFGGAMNRGRGGGQQRGRGADLRYNMEITLEEAFSGKTAQIKIPTSVSCETCSGTGAKPGTQPKACRMCGGAGKIRHAQGFFTLERTCPNCQGRGSVIEDPCSDCGGAGRVTRERNLSVQIPAGVEDGTRIRLGGEGEAGVRGGAAGDLYIFLSIEPHTFFQREGADLYCRVPISMVTAALGGTVEVPTIDGDKSKVKIPEGTQSQKRFRLSGKGMPIMRARNHGDMYVQVVVETPQKLTKRQKELLAEFEKDSSGETHPESTGFFAKVKEFFQGAAGEGA from the coding sequence ATGGCCAAGCGCGATTATTACGAAACCCTCGGCTGCGACCGCGGCGCCGATGACACGGTGCTCAAGGCTTCCTATCGCAAGCTCGCCATGAAGTGGCATCCCGACCGCAGCCAGGGCAATGGCGAAGCGGAGGTGATGTTCAAGGAGGTCAACGAGGCCTACGAGGTCTTGAAGGACCCCCAGAAGCGCGCCGCCTATGACCGCTTCGGCCATGCCGCCTTCGAGAATGGTGGCGGCGGCGGTCCCGGCTTCGGCAATGATTTCGCCTCCTCCTTCGCCGATATCTTCGACGATCTGTTTGGCGGCGCCATGAACCGCGGCCGCGGCGGTGGCCAGCAGCGCGGGCGCGGGGCGGACCTGCGCTACAACATGGAAATCACGCTGGAGGAGGCCTTCTCCGGCAAGACCGCGCAGATCAAGATCCCCACCTCGGTGTCGTGCGAGACCTGCTCGGGCACCGGCGCCAAGCCCGGCACCCAGCCCAAGGCGTGCCGTATGTGCGGCGGCGCCGGCAAGATCCGCCACGCCCAGGGCTTCTTCACCCTGGAGCGAACCTGCCCGAACTGCCAGGGCCGCGGCAGTGTCATCGAGGACCCCTGCAGCGACTGCGGCGGTGCCGGACGGGTGACGCGCGAGCGCAACCTGTCGGTGCAGATCCCCGCCGGCGTCGAGGACGGCACCCGCATCCGCCTCGGCGGCGAGGGCGAGGCGGGTGTGCGTGGCGGGGCGGCGGGCGACCTCTACATCTTCCTCTCCATCGAGCCCCACACCTTCTTCCAGCGCGAAGGCGCGGACCTCTACTGCCGGGTGCCCATCTCCATGGTGACGGCGGCGCTGGGGGGCACCGTGGAAGTGCCGACCATCGATGGTGACAAGAGCAAGGTGAAGATCCCCGAGGGCACCCAGTCGCAGAAGCGTTTCCGCCTCTCCGGCAAGGGCATGCCCATCATGCGGGCGCGCAACCACGGCGACATGTATGTGCAGGTGGTGGTGGAAACGCCGCAGAAGCTGACCAAGCGGCAGAAGGAATTGCTCGCCGAATTCGAAAAGGACAGCTCCGGCGAGACCCATCCCGAATCCACCGGCTTCTTCGCCAAGGTGAAGGAGTTCTTCCAGGGTGCCGCCGGCGAGGGGGCCTGA
- a CDS encoding Dihydrodipicolinate reductase (PFAM: dihydrodipicolinate reductase~KEGG: rpa:RPA0339 dihydrodipicolinate reductase), protein MGPFSPGQCHRLCRGAVKRRPATRRTRKIVSQLRIVISGAGGRMGRALIKAISETEGLALVGALEYSGSSFLGEDAGAMSGLKPNGVTVESDAAPTLNGADVVVDFSTPSASVRLAETLAGAGIAHVIGTTGFSNEDNAAIAAAARRTPIMKSGNMSLGVNLLAALTRRVAATLDDSFDIEIVEMHHNKKVDAPSGTALLLGEAAAQGRGRHLDECSERGRDGVTGARKPGAIGFASLRGGSVVGEHMVIFAGQAERIELVHKAEDRMIFARGALTAARWLKGREPGLYSMADVLGLGDF, encoded by the coding sequence TTGGGGCCGTTCTCGCCAGGGCAGTGCCACCGTCTTTGCCGCGGCGCCGTGAAGCGCCGCCCGGCCACGCGAAGGACCAGAAAAATCGTGTCTCAGCTGCGCATCGTCATCTCCGGAGCCGGCGGCCGCATGGGCCGCGCCCTCATCAAGGCCATCTCGGAAACCGAGGGCCTCGCCCTGGTGGGGGCGCTGGAATATTCCGGCTCGTCCTTTCTCGGCGAGGATGCCGGGGCCATGAGCGGCCTGAAGCCCAACGGCGTCACGGTGGAAAGCGATGCGGCCCCGACCCTCAACGGCGCCGACGTGGTGGTGGATTTCTCCACCCCCTCCGCCTCGGTGCGGCTGGCGGAGACCCTGGCGGGGGCGGGCATCGCCCATGTCATCGGCACCACGGGCTTCTCCAACGAGGACAACGCGGCCATTGCCGCCGCCGCCCGTCGCACGCCCATCATGAAGTCCGGCAACATGAGCCTCGGGGTCAACCTGCTGGCCGCCCTCACCCGCCGGGTGGCGGCGACGCTGGACGACAGCTTCGACATCGAGATCGTGGAGATGCACCACAACAAGAAGGTGGATGCGCCCTCCGGCACGGCGCTGCTTTTGGGCGAGGCCGCCGCCCAGGGCCGCGGGCGCCATCTCGACGAATGCTCCGAGCGCGGCCGCGACGGGGTCACCGGCGCGCGCAAGCCTGGCGCCATCGGCTTTGCCAGCCTGCGTGGCGGCTCGGTGGTGGGCGAGCATATGGTGATCTTCGCCGGCCAGGCCGAGCGTATCGAGCTGGTGCACAAGGCCGAGGACCGCATGATCTTCGCCCGCGGCGCGTTGACGGCGGCGCGTTGGCTGAAGGGCCGCGAGCCGGGCCTTTATTCCATGGCCGACGTGCTCGGCCTCGGCGATTTCTGA
- a CDS encoding Phosphoglycerate mutase (PFAM: Phosphoglycerate mutase~KEGG: ret:RHE_CH00315 hypothetical protein): protein MTDFLYLTHPQVAVDPAVPVPRWGLSEVGRARTRAFAARADLSPYRRIVSSTEVKAMETAALLAEALGLAVEVAEGLEENDRSATGYLPEAQFQQMADAFFARPQESVAGWERAQDAQARIVAAVTRTLAELQDHRQVPVLFVGHGGVGTLLLCHLAGYPISRIHDQPPVGGGCWFRAGADARPDRWRAMEEDAGTACAREDAAGRACAGEEGAAQAGVRDDSTAPAGAREQGAALACVPEEGP from the coding sequence GTGACGGATTTCCTTTATCTAACCCACCCTCAGGTCGCGGTGGACCCGGCCGTGCCGGTGCCCCGCTGGGGCCTGTCCGAGGTGGGGCGGGCGCGCACGCGCGCCTTTGCCGCACGCGCGGATCTCTCCCCCTACCGGCGCATCGTGTCCTCCACCGAGGTGAAGGCGATGGAGACGGCCGCGCTCCTCGCCGAGGCCCTTGGCCTTGCCGTCGAGGTGGCGGAGGGGCTGGAGGAAAACGACCGTTCCGCAACAGGTTACCTGCCGGAAGCCCAATTCCAGCAGATGGCGGATGCCTTCTTTGCCCGCCCGCAGGAGAGCGTCGCCGGCTGGGAGCGGGCGCAGGACGCGCAGGCGCGAATCGTCGCCGCCGTCACCCGAACCCTCGCCGAACTTCAAGACCATCGGCAGGTTCCAGTTCTGTTTGTGGGCCATGGCGGGGTCGGCACCTTGCTTCTGTGCCATCTGGCGGGCTACCCCATCTCCCGCATCCATGACCAGCCGCCGGTGGGCGGCGGCTGCTGGTTCCGCGCCGGAGCGGATGCGCGCCCGGACCGCTGGCGCGCCATGGAAGAGGATGCAGGCACGGCCTGCGCCCGGGAAGACGCCGCAGGACGAGCCTGCGCCGGGGAAGAGGGCGCGGCCCAGGCCGGCGTCCGTGACGACAGCACAGCGCCAGCCGGCGCGCGGGAACAGGGCGCAGCGCTGGCATGCGTCCCGGAGGAGGGCCCATGA